One window of Saccharopolyspora phatthalungensis genomic DNA carries:
- a CDS encoding protein-tyrosine phosphatase family protein, translating to MNATWDPTTAGVLRLPSERLVRGRGLRNDLPPGPKPEFGLYLRGRRPPQVDWESRWLRWPDFWLPTDRAGFAEALRELLERAKTERVEIACGGGFGRTGTALACLVALDGVPNHEAVAYVRENYSKRAVETPWQKRFVSRFS from the coding sequence ATGAATGCCACTTGGGACCCCACTACGGCGGGAGTGCTCCGCTTGCCATCCGAACGTCTTGTTCGCGGGCGTGGGCTGCGCAACGACCTCCCACCCGGCCCGAAGCCTGAGTTTGGCCTGTACTTGCGTGGGCGTCGGCCACCGCAGGTTGATTGGGAAAGCCGCTGGCTGCGTTGGCCGGATTTCTGGCTGCCAACCGATCGCGCCGGTTTCGCCGAGGCGCTGCGTGAGTTGTTGGAGCGAGCGAAGACCGAGCGGGTCGAGATCGCCTGCGGTGGTGGGTTCGGACGTACCGGCACGGCGCTGGCCTGTCTGGTCGCGCTTGATGGTGTGCCCAACCACGAAGCCGTTGCATACGTCCGCGAGAACTACTCGAAACGTGCGGTGGAAACCCCCTGGCAGAAGCGGTTCGTCAGCCGGTTCTCGTGA
- a CDS encoding transposase family protein, with product MIMLREEKTNALGGFEWFVTTQSSPAEGAEPIMYQVRLPLSRTTIDSVASLITAHCKKIGSRRRKVTPGRQAVIVLAVLRHDQRLLDMAGGNAVSASTISRWVAEVIDLLAACAPRLDRVPAKATRAGADMVLLDGTLVRTQRRSGRDNRRNYSGKHKAHGLLFLALTDACGNLLWISAAAPGRASEITTSRRNKLTTKLREHGLGAVADLGFTGLEDDPDDPVIITGRRAARCHPITDAQKQANQLLARERAACEHAFADLKNWRILTRLRMHTRNATRLLRALLVLTNLEITR from the coding sequence ATGATCATGTTGCGGGAAGAGAAGACGAACGCCCTCGGCGGGTTTGAATGGTTCGTGACAACACAATCGAGCCCCGCCGAGGGCGCAGAGCCCATTATGTATCAGGTCCGGCTTCCGCTGTCGAGGACCACGATCGATTCCGTCGCCTCGCTGATCACCGCCCACTGCAAGAAGATCGGCTCCCGCCGGCGCAAAGTCACTCCGGGCAGGCAGGCGGTCATCGTGCTTGCCGTGCTGCGTCACGATCAGCGGCTGCTGGATATGGCCGGGGGCAACGCCGTATCGGCCTCCACGATCAGCAGGTGGGTCGCCGAGGTCATCGACCTGCTGGCCGCCTGCGCCCCCCGCCTGGACCGGGTGCCGGCCAAAGCCACCCGCGCCGGAGCGGACATGGTGTTGCTGGACGGCACCCTGGTGCGCACCCAGCGCCGCAGCGGCCGTGACAACCGACGAAACTACAGCGGTAAACACAAAGCCCACGGCCTGCTGTTTCTCGCCCTCACCGACGCCTGCGGCAACCTGCTGTGGATCTCCGCGGCCGCACCCGGCCGGGCCTCGGAGATCACCACCTCCCGCCGCAACAAGCTCACCACGAAACTCCGCGAGCACGGCCTGGGCGCCGTGGCCGACCTCGGGTTCACCGGACTGGAAGACGACCCCGACGACCCGGTCATCATCACCGGCCGCCGCGCCGCCCGCTGCCACCCGATCACCGACGCCCAGAAGCAGGCCAACCAGCTCCTCGCCCGCGAACGCGCCGCCTGCGAACACGCCTTCGCCGACCTGAAGAACTGGCGCATCCTCACCCGGCTGCGCATGCACACCCGCAACGCCACCCGCCTGCTGCGAGCACTGCTGGTGCTGACCAACCTGGAAATCACCCGCTGA
- a CDS encoding cytochrome P450 family protein produces the protein MTTTPAGPSILDPELVADPYGGFNQLREQAPVVRGRTAEGAPAWYVSRHDEVRAVLGDPRFVNNPASVPGLNVNENRERMLVMLDIPAELLPYITESVLDLDGVHHARLRRLVSRAFTGKRVQAMRPRVAAIAAGLLDGLDDTPDLIPEFAYPLPITVICELVGVPERDRELWRSAGSALTSITPESKGEAARELVAYTHRLVRSRRAEPADDLVTELLGARDESGDRLSEVELVTMILSLATAGHETTAHLIGNGVQALLTHPEQLSLLREDPSRWTSAVQELVRWSASILITQLRYAAADVVVGGQLIRRGEAVQTILVSANRDPRVFDDPERFDVTRPQKNNIGFGVGPHHCLGALLARQECEVALRSLFNRFPDVALVGDPRWASVPGMRQLVTLPVTLRGRSTLLSDRGKDNLER, from the coding sequence ATGACCACAACTCCCGCCGGACCCAGCATTCTCGATCCGGAACTCGTGGCCGACCCATATGGCGGTTTCAACCAGCTGCGTGAACAGGCACCGGTAGTGCGCGGGAGAACCGCCGAGGGCGCTCCCGCCTGGTACGTCAGCCGGCACGACGAGGTGCGCGCCGTGCTCGGTGACCCGCGATTCGTGAACAATCCTGCGTCGGTTCCGGGGCTCAATGTTAACGAGAACCGGGAACGAATGCTGGTGATGCTCGACATCCCGGCCGAACTGCTGCCGTACATCACCGAATCGGTGCTGGACCTCGACGGCGTGCACCACGCCCGGCTGCGCAGACTGGTATCGCGGGCATTTACCGGCAAACGGGTGCAGGCGATGCGTCCGCGGGTAGCGGCCATCGCCGCCGGCCTGCTCGACGGGCTCGACGACACGCCGGATCTGATCCCGGAGTTCGCCTACCCCCTGCCGATCACAGTGATTTGTGAGCTGGTCGGCGTGCCCGAGCGGGACCGGGAGCTGTGGCGCAGCGCGGGTTCCGCACTCACCTCTATTACGCCGGAATCCAAAGGCGAAGCGGCTCGGGAGCTGGTCGCTTACACCCACCGCCTGGTGCGGTCGCGCCGTGCCGAACCCGCCGACGACCTGGTCACCGAACTGCTCGGGGCTCGCGATGAAAGCGGGGACCGGCTCTCTGAAGTCGAGCTGGTAACGATGATCCTGTCGCTGGCGACGGCAGGTCACGAGACCACCGCCCATCTGATTGGCAATGGCGTTCAGGCGCTGCTCACACACCCCGAGCAGTTATCGCTCTTGCGGGAAGACCCTAGCCGGTGGACGAGCGCGGTTCAGGAGCTCGTGCGTTGGTCAGCTTCGATCCTGATCACGCAGCTGCGCTACGCCGCCGCGGACGTAGTGGTCGGCGGGCAGCTGATTCGGCGAGGCGAAGCCGTGCAGACCATTCTCGTCTCGGCGAATCGCGATCCGCGCGTATTCGACGACCCAGAGCGGTTCGACGTGACGCGCCCGCAGAAGAACAACATCGGTTTCGGCGTTGGGCCGCATCACTGCCTTGGGGCACTGCTGGCGAGGCAGGAGTGCGAGGTGGCCTTGCGCTCCTTGTTCAATCGCTTCCCCGACGTGGCCTTGGTGGGTGATCCGAGATGGGCTTCCGTGCCAGGCATGAGACAGCTGGTAACACTACCGGTTACGCTTCGTGGTAGGTCGACTCTGCTAAGTGATCGCGGGAAGGATAATCTCGAACGATGA
- a CDS encoding polyprenyl synthetase family protein, with protein MGTVAEFDLSAYLISKAALITAELEQAVPVGYPTTVFESMRYSLLSGGKRLRPALCLASCDIVGGDPSAAMPTACGLEMLHTASLIHDDLPAMDNDDYRRGKPSNHKVFGDGIAVLTGDALWSYALEFILLNTRQVPAERLLRVLHTLINRVGVDGLVGGQVVDIQHEGIEEIDLPTVDYIHAHKTGSMIDAAVVTGAIIGGASEDVIARMSRYARKIGIAFQIIDDVLDGTASQQQLGKTPNKDERAHKATYPRLVGIAESTRRARELVDSAKKELDSFGDRATLLLAIADHICTRKS; from the coding sequence GTGGGCACCGTTGCAGAATTTGACCTGTCAGCCTATCTGATTTCCAAAGCGGCTCTTATCACAGCAGAGCTGGAGCAGGCCGTTCCGGTCGGCTACCCGACAACTGTCTTCGAATCCATGCGCTATTCGCTGCTCTCCGGCGGCAAGCGCCTCCGGCCCGCTTTGTGCCTTGCGAGTTGCGATATCGTCGGCGGCGACCCGAGCGCCGCGATGCCCACTGCGTGCGGTCTTGAGATGCTGCACACCGCCTCGCTGATCCATGATGATCTACCGGCGATGGACAACGACGACTACCGGCGCGGAAAACCCTCCAATCACAAGGTTTTTGGCGATGGCATAGCCGTGCTCACCGGTGATGCGCTCTGGTCTTACGCGCTGGAGTTCATTCTCCTCAACACGCGGCAAGTACCGGCCGAGCGGCTGCTGCGGGTGCTGCACACGTTGATCAATCGTGTCGGAGTCGATGGCTTGGTGGGCGGCCAGGTAGTCGACATCCAGCACGAGGGCATCGAGGAAATCGACTTGCCAACAGTCGACTACATCCATGCGCACAAGACCGGTTCGATGATCGATGCGGCCGTGGTGACCGGCGCGATCATCGGCGGAGCAAGCGAGGACGTGATCGCTCGGATGTCGCGCTATGCCCGCAAGATCGGGATCGCTTTTCAGATCATCGACGATGTCCTCGACGGCACGGCCAGCCAACAGCAGCTGGGAAAGACACCGAACAAAGACGAGCGGGCGCACAAGGCCACCTATCCCCGGCTCGTCGGCATCGCCGAGTCTACCCGCAGGGCACGAGAGCTGGTGGACTCGGCCAAAAAGGAGCTCGATTCGTTCGGCGATCGCGCGACCCTGCTCTTGGCGATAGCCGACCACATCTGTACGCGGAAGAGTTGA
- a CDS encoding Rieske 2Fe-2S domain-containing protein produces the protein MTREQQETQVERGQRTALPLSPNGLNLAASWYVALASHELRRKPKPLTLFGLPLVAWRDQVGNPVIMPRFCPHMGASLALGEVVDGMLRCPFHKWGFDASGSCASIPGVDKIPPTARLSPYPVNERYGHIWVWYGSAEPMFPLPDFRALEDDRDAYVGFRFNDRTDGTVRQLLENGIDYFHFMALHGMNMDPVRFKLLHDPVDAADNGRPISREAWFGVWLEGSLKIWKPWQNPTGWVHNVVTTFNEGTTFQLLVDGWPGGQRFTTYIDGQEMSKVLMGTTPTAPYRTAQRGWAGVRKTNKHWKTFLRLLLFYAQNRGGTRQDIPIYNTSATGRPATYIKYDSALIKWRRYYQSWVDHAQPARQRAGECT, from the coding sequence ATGACGAGGGAGCAGCAGGAGACCCAGGTCGAGCGGGGTCAGCGCACGGCGCTGCCGCTTAGTCCCAACGGCCTCAATCTCGCCGCCAGTTGGTATGTTGCGCTGGCCTCGCACGAACTGCGCCGCAAGCCAAAACCGCTCACGCTGTTCGGCTTGCCCCTAGTGGCCTGGCGCGACCAGGTGGGCAATCCCGTCATCATGCCGCGGTTCTGCCCGCACATGGGAGCGAGCCTTGCGCTGGGCGAAGTCGTCGACGGGATGCTGCGCTGCCCCTTCCACAAGTGGGGATTTGACGCGTCGGGGTCGTGTGCGTCGATTCCGGGGGTGGATAAGATTCCGCCGACCGCGCGTCTATCACCATATCCGGTCAACGAGCGCTACGGACATATCTGGGTTTGGTACGGCAGCGCCGAACCGATGTTCCCGCTGCCAGATTTTCGCGCGCTGGAGGACGACCGCGACGCCTATGTCGGCTTTCGGTTCAATGATCGCACCGACGGGACAGTGCGCCAGCTGCTGGAGAACGGCATCGACTACTTCCATTTCATGGCTTTGCACGGGATGAACATGGACCCGGTCCGCTTCAAACTGCTGCACGATCCAGTTGACGCGGCGGACAACGGCCGCCCGATCTCCCGCGAGGCATGGTTCGGCGTATGGCTCGAGGGCTCGCTCAAGATCTGGAAGCCGTGGCAGAACCCGACCGGATGGGTGCACAACGTGGTGACCACCTTCAACGAAGGCACGACCTTCCAACTCCTCGTCGACGGCTGGCCGGGTGGGCAGCGATTTACGACCTACATCGACGGCCAAGAAATGTCGAAGGTGCTGATGGGGACGACTCCGACCGCACCATACCGAACAGCCCAGCGCGGGTGGGCCGGAGTGCGAAAGACCAACAAGCATTGGAAGACGTTCCTCCGCCTCTTGCTTTTCTACGCGCAGAACCGCGGCGGCACGAGGCAGGACATCCCGATCTACAACACCTCCGCGACCGGCCGTCCCGCTACCTACATCAAATATGACAGCGCCTTGATCAAGTGGCGGCGCTACTACCAGTCGTGGGTGGACCACGCACAGCCCGCACGGCAGCGCGCAGGTGAGTGCACATGA
- a CDS encoding transposase family protein: MTTQKPRGAAPIMYQVQLPVSTRTLQVVSDLVSARRKKIGSRWRKAPPGKQAIIALAVLRHDQRLLDMAGGNGVSASTIRRWVLEVIDLLAARAPRLDRVLATTVRTGGEVVLAEPGRRASPPPAKTSAGHRAGEGLPSSRRHYLNVPRPIRRAVPHGCNPGTTPLPWPSPRFRRARHPLPPPSRAA; this comes from the coding sequence GTGACAACACAAAAACCTCGCGGCGCAGCACCCATTATGTACCAGGTCCAGCTGCCGGTCTCCACCCGCACGCTTCAGGTCGTCAGTGACCTGGTTTCCGCTCGCCGCAAGAAGATCGGCTCCCGCTGGCGCAAGGCACCCCCGGGTAAGCAGGCGATCATCGCGCTGGCGGTGCTGCGTCACGACCAGCGGCTGCTGGACATGGCCGGCGGCAACGGCGTCTCGGCCTCCACGATCCGCCGGTGGGTCCTGGAAGTCATCGACCTGCTGGCCGCCCGCGCCCCCCGCCTGGACCGCGTGCTGGCCACCACCGTCCGCACCGGGGGCGAGGTGGTCCTGGCCGAACCTGGCCGTCGTGCATCACCCCCGCCGGCAAAAACCTCCGCAGGTCACCGGGCCGGGGAGGGCCTCCCCAGTTCCCGCCGCCACTATCTGAACGTTCCGCGCCCCATACGCCGGGCAGTCCCTCACGGCTGCAATCCAGGAACTACACCGCTTCCATGGCCTTCACCCCGATTCCGAAGGGCTCGGCACCCCCTGCCACCACCCTCACGGGCGGCATGA
- a CDS encoding transmembrane-type terpene cyclase — protein sequence MIAAGVLCVVFWAIAYLGIIYRGFQDGSFGMPVAALAANLSWESIYGFILDPLADHIHILSIPCFFIDLVIAWQVFKYGAKDFAAPLVRKYFRLIVVVAIAIAFPVVYLAFLEFNDPLGEYTGFGINFMMSILFVAMFLRRDSIAGQSMYIAVGKWLGTLFAWIATALTVTTSQTQPVPESLWSFLAGSVTHSEYPLTPLINLLYLVVFIVDIVYIGLLHQRIRQQGLSPWRRF from the coding sequence GTGATCGCCGCCGGCGTGCTCTGCGTGGTTTTCTGGGCTATCGCCTACCTTGGGATCATTTACCGCGGGTTCCAAGATGGATCGTTCGGTATGCCGGTGGCTGCGCTGGCTGCCAACCTGTCGTGGGAGTCGATCTACGGATTCATCCTCGATCCGTTGGCCGACCACATTCACATATTAAGCATACCTTGCTTCTTCATTGACTTGGTCATCGCCTGGCAGGTGTTCAAGTACGGCGCCAAGGACTTCGCTGCGCCGCTGGTTCGCAAGTACTTCAGGCTCATCGTGGTCGTCGCGATCGCCATCGCCTTTCCCGTGGTGTACCTGGCATTCCTGGAGTTCAATGACCCGCTCGGTGAATACACCGGTTTCGGTATCAACTTCATGATGTCGATCCTGTTCGTCGCGATGTTCCTGCGGCGGGACAGCATTGCGGGACAGTCGATGTACATCGCGGTGGGGAAGTGGTTGGGCACCCTTTTCGCCTGGATTGCCACCGCGCTCACGGTAACCACCAGCCAGACGCAACCGGTACCGGAGAGCCTGTGGTCCTTCCTGGCGGGCTCGGTTACCCACAGCGAGTACCCGCTGACACCGTTGATCAACCTCCTGTACCTGGTGGTCTTCATCGTCGACATCGTCTACATCGGATTGCTGCACCAGCGAATCAGGCAGCAGGGGCTGTCACCGTGGCGGAGGTTCTGA
- a CDS encoding DUF397 domain-containing protein, whose product MTAHRWRKSSYSNPNGNCVELTNALDRLRDSKDPKGPTLKVDVTAFIRAIKTGRFDR is encoded by the coding sequence ATGACCGCTCATCGTTGGCGAAAGTCAAGCTATTCCAACCCTAACGGCAACTGTGTTGAGTTGACCAACGCCTTAGACCGGCTTCGAGACTCCAAGGACCCGAAGGGGCCGACGCTGAAAGTCGACGTGACTGCGTTCATTCGAGCCATTAAGACAGGCCGATTCGATCGCTGA
- a CDS encoding DMT family transporter produces MVWVLLLGAIAAEVVATTALKLSHGFSKPLPSVVVAVGYLTSFALLALALKKLEVSVAYAVWSGVGTAAVCIVGIVAMKEPLTAAKAAGVLLIIGGVVTLNLTGSH; encoded by the coding sequence ATGGTATGGGTGCTCTTGCTCGGCGCCATCGCTGCGGAGGTGGTCGCTACTACCGCGTTGAAGCTGAGTCATGGTTTTAGCAAGCCGCTGCCGAGCGTGGTTGTGGCGGTCGGCTACCTGACGTCGTTCGCACTGCTCGCCCTGGCGCTCAAGAAGCTCGAAGTCAGCGTCGCGTACGCGGTCTGGTCGGGCGTCGGAACCGCAGCAGTCTGCATCGTCGGGATCGTCGCGATGAAGGAGCCACTCACCGCGGCAAAGGCCGCCGGAGTCCTGCTGATCATCGGAGGTGTCGTGACGCTCAACCTGACCGGCTCCCACTGA
- a CDS encoding CRISPR-associated endonuclease Cas1 has protein sequence MTEPITETFTRESRDPSVVVVDGHGISITVKKGELVIKDGMCGRGRTRTIARKDRHVRRIVVIGQTGHISIDAMSWIHGLGVTPGGKRRTDPISLVVISPEGELMNASAQSMADTRVLRAQACARSVGLKITKHLLAEKVQGHRQVIPEWDAATWIDRLNACTSQRQCRTVEAEEARAYFDSWRLLELQFDGQVPYHWRIFDSRTSELNHNANAKQNANRNAINPVNAMLNYCYEIAKAETVLACYVQGVDPNMGVCHSDTYMRSMALDIVEVARPLVESYVTHLIANRTFKPTDFVEKDTGVVRVLRPLTSELSEQRLIWHRAVAEHVEHVRKLINGTVKGWKRADSTRLTGTNQREGWLNGVGVA, from the coding sequence ATGACGGAACCGATTACCGAAACATTCACTCGCGAATCCCGTGACCCGTCCGTCGTAGTGGTGGACGGACACGGGATTTCCATCACCGTGAAAAAAGGTGAACTCGTCATCAAAGACGGCATGTGCGGACGCGGACGCACCCGCACCATCGCCCGCAAGGACCGCCACGTGCGGCGAATCGTGGTCATCGGCCAAACCGGACACATTTCCATTGACGCGATGAGCTGGATTCACGGACTAGGCGTAACACCCGGCGGTAAGCGTCGCACCGACCCGATTTCCCTTGTCGTAATCAGCCCCGAAGGCGAATTGATGAATGCCTCGGCACAATCGATGGCAGACACGAGAGTGCTTCGTGCGCAAGCGTGCGCCCGTTCTGTCGGTTTGAAGATCACGAAACACCTTCTGGCCGAAAAGGTCCAGGGACACCGGCAGGTAATTCCGGAATGGGACGCCGCCACCTGGATCGACAGACTCAACGCCTGCACGAGCCAACGGCAGTGCCGCACCGTGGAAGCCGAAGAAGCGCGAGCATATTTCGACTCATGGCGACTGCTAGAGCTGCAATTCGATGGTCAAGTGCCGTATCACTGGCGAATCTTCGACTCACGCACCAGCGAACTCAACCACAACGCCAACGCCAAACAAAACGCCAACCGCAACGCAATTAATCCCGTGAATGCGATGCTGAACTACTGCTACGAAATCGCCAAAGCCGAAACCGTGTTGGCTTGCTACGTGCAAGGTGTCGACCCGAACATGGGTGTATGCCACTCCGACACCTACATGCGATCGATGGCGTTGGACATCGTCGAAGTCGCCCGCCCATTGGTCGAGTCCTACGTGACCCACCTGATCGCAAACCGCACCTTCAAACCGACCGACTTCGTGGAAAAGGACACCGGCGTGGTCCGGGTACTGCGCCCACTGACCAGCGAGCTATCCGAACAGCGGTTGATCTGGCACCGGGCCGTAGCCGAACACGTCGAACACGTCCGCAAACTGATCAACGGCACCGTGAAGGGTTGGAAGCGAGCCGACTCCACCCGGCTTACCGGCACCAACCAGCGTGAAGGCTGGCTCAACGGCGTAGGCGTGGCGTAA
- a CDS encoding IS701 family transposase, protein MLPAELDAVRDRLEEFAGEVFTSFVRSEQRANGGLYLRGLMLDGRRKSMQPMAERLGVDHQRLQQFITSSTWDYAVVRRRLAARAVQVVCPEAFVLDDTGHLKDGEASPGVARQYTGTAGKVTNCQVAVSVHAVTDACSAALDWRLFLPQSWDDECATGAEAERIAARRARCGIPEDQGYRPKWRLVLEMLDELAAWGHIPPVVVGDAGYGDNATFRCELGARGLPYVMAVKAAATAHPADAEPVAASYSGRGRRPAPRYQDTPATLRDLVLAAGRTGLRWVTWRQGTKKTQGNPTAAMRSRFLALRVRPANRDIPREADGSLPVCWLLVEWPPREPEPTDYWISTLPEDTPVRELVRLAKIRWRIEHDYRELKTGLGLTHFEGRSFTGWHRHVTLTSAAHLFLTELRLTSPKAPGAA, encoded by the coding sequence ATGCTGCCGGCTGAGCTTGACGCTGTCCGTGACCGTTTGGAGGAATTCGCGGGTGAGGTGTTCACGTCGTTCGTCCGTAGTGAGCAGCGGGCGAATGGTGGGCTGTATCTGCGGGGGCTGATGCTGGACGGGCGGCGTAAGTCGATGCAGCCGATGGCCGAGCGGTTGGGGGTGGATCATCAGCGGTTGCAGCAGTTCATCACGTCCTCGACGTGGGATTATGCGGTGGTGCGGCGGCGGTTGGCGGCGCGGGCGGTGCAGGTGGTGTGCCCGGAGGCGTTCGTGCTGGATGACACCGGGCATCTCAAGGACGGCGAGGCCTCGCCGGGGGTGGCCCGGCAGTACACCGGCACGGCGGGCAAGGTCACCAACTGCCAGGTCGCGGTGAGCGTGCACGCGGTCACCGATGCCTGTTCGGCCGCGCTGGACTGGCGGTTGTTTCTCCCGCAGAGCTGGGATGATGAGTGCGCGACCGGCGCCGAGGCCGAACGCATCGCCGCCCGGCGGGCACGTTGCGGCATTCCTGAGGATCAGGGGTATCGCCCGAAGTGGCGGCTGGTGTTGGAGATGCTCGACGAACTGGCCGCCTGGGGGCACATTCCGCCGGTGGTGGTCGGTGATGCCGGCTACGGCGATAACGCGACCTTCCGGTGCGAACTGGGCGCACGAGGACTGCCGTATGTGATGGCCGTCAAGGCGGCCGCCACCGCTCATCCCGCAGACGCCGAGCCGGTGGCCGCGTCGTATTCCGGCCGGGGACGGCGGCCCGCACCCCGCTACCAGGACACGCCCGCCACGTTGCGGGATCTCGTGCTCGCCGCCGGACGCACGGGCCTGCGGTGGGTGACCTGGCGGCAGGGAACCAAGAAAACCCAGGGCAATCCCACCGCTGCGATGCGCTCTCGGTTCCTGGCCCTGCGGGTGCGGCCGGCCAACCGCGATATTCCCCGGGAGGCTGACGGCAGTCTGCCGGTGTGCTGGCTGCTGGTCGAATGGCCGCCCCGCGAGCCCGAACCCACCGACTACTGGATCTCCACCCTGCCCGAGGACACCCCGGTGCGTGAGCTGGTGAGGCTGGCCAAGATCCGGTGGCGCATCGAACACGACTACCGGGAACTCAAGACCGGGCTCGGGCTCACCCACTTCGAAGGGCGTTCCTTCACCGGCTGGCACCGCCACGTCACCCTCACCTCCGCCGCCCATCTGTTCCTCACCGAACTCCGGTTGACCAGCCCAAAAGCACCTGGGGCGGCCTGA
- a CDS encoding helix-turn-helix domain-containing protein: MCCMAAIAGTPRARALSAALREARMASGVGQRELARQLSLSNTQLSHWENGHRVPNVEQVAMILAAIRVSADERERILDLARNVDEPNWLTVGMNGIPQQLAGAVECERSASAITEWTPMVVPGLLQTPDYSRAIMQASGLDHKDIDLRVMVRIGRSEVITRNDPVHFNGLISEAVLHEPIGSPNVMVNQLLHLVKMSSRPNVSIRVVPLRVGWHPGWSGPFVLYDFPDAPPVVHFEHYSSGAFVPTEHDVSEYRKAVDKFHEIAINPAASAELIEKIAKEMERTP, from the coding sequence ATGTGTTGCATGGCTGCTATCGCAGGTACGCCACGTGCAAGGGCACTATCGGCAGCTCTCCGCGAGGCACGTATGGCTAGCGGAGTAGGGCAGCGCGAACTAGCACGGCAGCTCTCACTCTCGAACACCCAGCTCTCACACTGGGAAAATGGCCATCGGGTACCCAACGTTGAACAAGTCGCAATGATTCTCGCAGCTATTCGCGTGTCAGCCGACGAACGGGAAAGAATACTCGACCTAGCCCGAAACGTGGACGAGCCAAACTGGCTTACTGTCGGAATGAACGGAATTCCGCAGCAGCTCGCCGGTGCGGTCGAATGCGAACGTTCGGCGTCCGCAATTACCGAATGGACTCCGATGGTAGTCCCGGGTTTGCTACAGACGCCAGACTATAGCCGCGCAATAATGCAAGCTAGTGGACTTGACCACAAGGACATTGATCTACGGGTCATGGTTCGTATTGGTAGAAGTGAGGTCATAACCCGTAATGATCCGGTGCATTTTAATGGCCTCATCAGCGAGGCAGTTCTACATGAGCCTATTGGATCACCGAATGTCATGGTAAACCAGCTTCTACACTTGGTAAAAATGAGCAGTCGCCCGAACGTTTCGATACGGGTTGTTCCGCTTCGTGTCGGCTGGCATCCGGGTTGGTCTGGTCCGTTTGTGCTCTACGACTTTCCAGACGCGCCGCCGGTCGTTCACTTTGAGCACTACAGTTCGGGCGCATTTGTCCCCACGGAACATGACGTGTCGGAATATAGGAAAGCCGTGGATAAGTTCCACGAAATTGCGATAAATCCAGCCGCTTCTGCGGAACTTATCGAAAAGATCGCAAAGGAAATGGAGAGGACGCCATGA